TCCGCCCCTGCAGCGCGGCGACCGCCCGCAGCGGCTCGGCCTCGAGGAGGATGCGGCCCCGGTCGATGATGGCCATGCGGCTGCACAGCTCGGAAACGTCCTCCACGATGTGCGTGGAGAGGATCACCACCGCGTCCTCCCCGAGCTCGCTGAGCAGGTTGAGGAAGCGCACCCGCTCGGCCGGGTCAAGCCCGGCGGTGGGCTCGTCCACGATCAACAGCTTCGGATTCCCGAGGAGGGCCACCGCGACTCCGAACCGCTGCCGCATTCCCCCGGAGTAGCCGCCGAGCTTCTTCTTCCGCACGTCCCAGAGGTTCACCTGCTGGAGCAGCGCTTCGACCGTCTCCCTGCGCAGCCGCCTGCCGGTGATCCCCTTCAGCACCGCGAAGTGGTCGAGCAGGTCCTGGGCGCTCGCCCGGGGATACACCCCGAACTCCTGCGGAAGGTACCCGAGCGTCTCGCGCACCCTTTCCTTCTGGCGCAGCACGTCGAGGTCGCCCAGGGCGATGGAGCCCTCGTCCGGCTCCTGCAGCGTGGCGATGGTGCGCATCAGGGTGGACTTGCCGGCGCCGTTGGGGCCGAGCAGCCCGAACATCCCCCGCGGAATGGTCAGCGTCACGTCACGGAGGGCGTGCACCCCGTTGGGGTACGTCTTCGAAAGGTTCCGGATCCGGAGTTCCATTGTGCCACCTCGGGCAAGGCGAGTCCTGGGCGTCCTCTCGTGGAAGACGCCTGGAAAGGCGAGACGAAGACGAGGACCGGGTGCGCTCAGGCGCGCCGGCGCTCCCGGTGCCGGGAGGCCGCGGCCCAGAGGACGATCAGGCCGGCGCCGGTCCAGAGGAGGGTGGCAAGGGCCCACTCTCCGAGGTCCGGCACCCCCCTCCACACTACGACGCGTTCGCCGGTGGTGAGCGGGACGTCGATCTTGAGGGACTCGGTCCTCGCGGTGAGGAGCGCATCCATCCCGTACCGTCCGCCGAGGACGAGCTCCGCCGCCCGCTCCGGTGCGGCGTGCAGCCACTTCGTCCTGGTCAGGTCACCGATCACGCCGAGGAGCAGGAGGGCGAGGACCACCCCGACGATCCACCGCAGGGGGTGGCGGGTCCCCAGCGCCAGCGTGCTCGCGAGCAGGTACGTCCCGGTCGCCGCCGTGAAGGGGACGAGCCAGAGCAGCGGCTGGGTGGGCCAGGGCACCCTTTTCAGAACGGCGGGGTCGATGGGATCCGCACCCCACCCCGGATCGGGGAGGACCAGCAGCGTCTCGTCCACCAGCACCCTGCCGCCGGAGACCAGGGTCATCGCGAGCAGCCAGAGGAGGAAGACCGCGACGGCCGCCATCAGCCACGTCCAGCCGGCGAACACCCGCGCGAGCACGTGCCGGCGGCGGTCCACCGGCAGGGTCCAGAGGAAGTCGGCCCCGAAGCGCTTCACCCCCCTCCACACACCGATGGGAAACAGGAGGCCCAGCGCGCTGGGGAGCATCTGGTACTCGGGGCGGAAGTCGATCGCGACGCCGGTGCTGAGGATGTCGAGCATGACGAAGAGCGTCCCCAGCGCCGCGACCGCCGCCACCGCGACGGCGGGCAGCCGGAGGGCGGCCCAGACCGCGCGGACCTGCTCCCGCAGCACGTCGCGTGGACGCGGCATCGCATGAAGAACCGTCTCCGTCATGCCGGCACCTCCTCGGAAAGAAAGGCGAGGGCCGCGTCCTCCAGCCCCAGCGGCGTCACCTCGCGCACCTGCGCTCCGGCGAGGGCGAGGCGCTCGGCCACCTCCCGCTCCTCGCCCACCAGCGTGCACTGGACCTCGCGGCCGGCGCGGGAGCGCCGCAGGTCCGCCACGTGAAGCTCGGGCGGCGCCTTCCATCCCTCCGGCACCTCGACCCGGTAGCGCCGAACCCTGCGGTGGAGCTCGTCCCGCGCCATCTGCGCGACCAGCCGCCCGTCCCGGAGCACCCCCACGTGGTCCGCCAGGCTCTCCACCTCGTAGATCTGGTGCGTCGACACCAGGACGGTGGTCGGAGTGTCGGCCAGGTGCTCGGCCAGGAGGGCCAGCGTCCGCCTGCGCACCACCGGATCGAGGCCGTCGGTGGGCTCGTCCAGGAGCAGGAGGGGAGGGCGATGCGCCAGCGCCAGCAACAGCTGCAGCCGCCGGGTCTCACCCTTGGAAAGGGCGCCCACCTTCCGGTCGAGCCGGAGGCCGAAGGCGCGGCTCAGACGGTCGGCATACGCGCCGTCCCACGCCGGGTAGTAGGCCGCCACCTGCTGGATCATGCGGGCACACGTCATCCAGCCGTAGCCGTGGGCGTGGTGCTCCGGGACGTACCCCACCTGCGCCCGCACCTCCGGCCCGCGCCCGCCGGTGTCCAGCCCGAAAACCCGCGCGGTGCCGGCGTCCGGCCGCTCCAGGTTCATCAGCACCTTGAGCGTGGTGCTCTTCCCCGCGCCGTTGGCGCCCACCAGGACGTACACCGCTCCTTCGGGAACCCGGAGGTCGACCCGGTCGAGCGCCGTTTCGCGACCGTATCGCTTGGACAGCCCGTCGGTCGCCACCGCGTGTGCGTCGGCCCCGGGATCAGAGTGGGTCGGGCGGCTCATTCCTCGTCTCCCTGGTTCGTCGCGGACGCCGGAGAGGAGGGCGAGCCCTCCTCCTCGGCCGCCACCTCCCGGATGCTCGTCACCAGCTCCTCCACCCCCAGACCGCTGCGCCGCGCCTCGAGCAGCGCCCGCCTGGCGACCCCCCGGGCAAGGGCGCGGCGCTCAGCGCCGTCGCGGTGGACACCGGGCGCCACGAACGTCCCCTGCCCCCGCCTCACGTAGACGACGCCCTCGCGCTCCAGCTCCCGGTAGGCCTGCGACACCGTCCGCGGGTTCACCACCAGCTCGGAGGCGAGATCCCGGACCGAGGGCAGCGGGTCCTCCGCCCGCAGCGTGCCGACCA
The DNA window shown above is from Longimicrobiaceae bacterium and carries:
- a CDS encoding ABC transporter ATP-binding protein, translating into MELRIRNLSKTYPNGVHALRDVTLTIPRGMFGLLGPNGAGKSTLMRTIATLQEPDEGSIALGDLDVLRQKERVRETLGYLPQEFGVYPRASAQDLLDHFAVLKGITGRRLRRETVEALLQQVNLWDVRKKKLGGYSGGMRQRFGVAVALLGNPKLLIVDEPTAGLDPAERVRFLNLLSELGEDAVVILSTHIVEDVSELCSRMAIIDRGRILLEAEPLRAVAALQGRIWRRVVEKTMLPELEREHAVISTKLLAGRTVVHVYGDTPPGAGFEPVEPDLEDVYFSTMAGHHGQPDGEPVLEVAR
- a CDS encoding ABC transporter ATP-binding protein is translated as MSRPTHSDPGADAHAVATDGLSKRYGRETALDRVDLRVPEGAVYVLVGANGAGKSTTLKVLMNLERPDAGTARVFGLDTGGRGPEVRAQVGYVPEHHAHGYGWMTCARMIQQVAAYYPAWDGAYADRLSRAFGLRLDRKVGALSKGETRRLQLLLALAHRPPLLLLDEPTDGLDPVVRRRTLALLAEHLADTPTTVLVSTHQIYEVESLADHVGVLRDGRLVAQMARDELHRRVRRYRVEVPEGWKAPPELHVADLRRSRAGREVQCTLVGEEREVAERLALAGAQVREVTPLGLEDAALAFLSEEVPA
- a CDS encoding GntR family transcriptional regulator, coding for MLVNLDPRDARPLYLQIMDEVRRALVVGTLRAEDPLPSVRDLASELVVNPRTVSQAYRELEREGVVYVRRGQGTFVAPGVHRDGAERRALARGVARRALLEARRSGLGVEELVTSIREVAAEEEGSPSSPASATNQGDEE